A genomic region of Gammaproteobacteria bacterium contains the following coding sequences:
- the tuf gene encoding elongation factor Tu (EF-Tu; promotes GTP-dependent binding of aminoacyl-tRNA to the A-site of ribosomes during protein biosynthesis; when the tRNA anticodon matches the mRNA codon, GTP hydrolysis results; the inactive EF-Tu-GDP leaves the ribosome and release of GDP is promoted by elongation factor Ts; many prokaryotes have two copies of the gene encoding EF-Tu), whose product MSKEKFERTKPHVNVGTIGHVDHGKTTLTAALTKISADTYSGAEV is encoded by the coding sequence ATGTCCAAGGAGAAATTTGAGCGTACGAAGCCGCATGTTAATGTGGGGACGATAGGTCACGTTGACCACGGCAAGACGACCCTGACGGCGGCGTTGACCAAGATATCGGCGGACACCTACAGTGGTGCCGAAGTGAA